One Dictyostelium discoideum AX4 chromosome 3 chromosome, whole genome shotgun sequence genomic region harbors:
- a CDS encoding thioredoxin fold domain-containing protein, which yields MNLILNGNWLVKFGAGWSGHCKKLQPVLENLAQHYNSDNENSKVKVAQVHCEEYESICIKYNIIGYPSLVFFDEGEIKHYRGPRLFENFKEAIDKHLNKEFVAFSQNQPSKIIVITNENLDLLLTGNWLVKFGAAWSLHCKKLQPVLENLAQHYNSDNENSKVKVAQVHCEEDNSICKKYNITGYPSLVFFNEGQIKHYTGPRQFENFKEAIDKHFKYGVKWSGHCKKFQPVLENLAQHYNSDIENSKIKVAQVHCEGDDSICKKYNITGYPSLVFFDEGETKPYRGLREFDKIKEATDKHFK from the exons atGA atttaatCTTAAACGGAAATTGGTTAGTTAAATT tggTGCAGGATGGAGTGGACAttgtaaaaaattacaaCCTGTACTTGAAAATCTAGCTCAACATTACAACAGTGATAATGAGAATTCAAAAGTTAAAGTGGCGCAAGTTCATTGTGAAGAGTATGAATCAATTtgtataaaatataatattataggTTATCCATCTTTAGTTTT ttttgATGAAGGCGAAATCAAACATTATAGAGGCCCAAGactatttgaaaattttaaagaggCTATTGataaacatttaaataaagaatt tgttGCTTTTTCCCAAAACCAACCTTCCAAAATAATCGTTAttacaaatgaaaatttagatttaCTCTTAACCGGAAATTGGTTAGTTAAATT tggTGCAGCATGGAGTTTACAttgtaaaaaattacaaCCTGTACTTGAAAATCTAGCTCAACATTACAACAGTGACAATGAGAATTCAAAAGTTAAAGTGGCGCAAGTTCATTGTGAAGAGGATAActcaatttgtaaaaaatataatattacagGTTATCCATCTTTAGTTTT ttttaatgAAGGCCAAATCAAACATTATACAGGCCCAAgacaatttgaaaattttaaagaggCTATTGataaacattttaaata tggTGTAAAATGGAGTGGACAttgtaaaaaatttcaaCCTGTACTTGAAAATCTAGCTCAACATTACAACAGCGacattgaaaattcaaaaattaaagtgGCGCAAGTTCATTGTGAAGGGGATGActcaatttgtaaaaaatataatattacagGTTATCCATCTTTAGTTTT ttTTGATGAAGGAGAAACCAAACCTTATAGAGGTCTAAgagaatttgataaaattaaagaagcTACTGataaacattttaaataa
- the rps19 gene encoding 40S ribosomal protein S19 — translation MATTAVTLKDVCPQEFIATYARFLKKTGRVQIPKWNDIAKTATYRELPPTNPDWIYYRIATLARKVYIRGGDGVATYRRVFGGNRRNGVRPNHFADVNGGNIRYCLKQLQNLKVIETDAVKGGRTITATGRRDLDRIAKQIYDKKNKI, via the coding sequence atggCCACCACTGCTGTTACCCTTAAAGACGTCTGCCCACAAGAATTCATTGCTACCTACGCAAGATTCTTAAAGAAAACTGGTCGTGTTCAAATCCCAAAATGGAATGATATCGCCAAAACTGCCACCTACAGAGAACTCCCACCAACCAACCCAGATTGGATTTACTACAGAATTGCCACCCTTGCCCGTAAAGTTTACATccgtggtggtgatggtgttgCAACCTACAGAAGAGTTTTCGGTGGTAACCGTAGAAACGGTGTCAGACCAAATCACTTTGCCGATGTCAATGGTGGAAACATCCGTTATtgtttaaaacaattacaaaactTAAAAGTCATTGAAACCGACGCTGTCAAAGGTGGTCGTACCATCACTGCTACCGGCCGTAGAGATCTCGACAGAATCGCCAAGCAAATCTatgacaaaaaaaacaaaatctaA
- the cprF gene encoding cysteine proteinase: protein MKVLSALCVLLVSVATAKQQLSELQYRNAFTNWMIAHQRHYSSEEFNGRFNIFKANMDYINEWNTKGSETVLGLNVFADITNEEYRATYLGTPFDASSLEMTPSEKVFGGVQANSVDWRAKGAVTPIKNQGECGGCWSFSATGATEGAQYIANGDSDLTSVSEQQLIDCSGSYGNNGCEGGLMTLAFEYIINNGGIDTESSYPFTANTEKCKYNPSNIGAELSSYVNVTSGSESDLAAKVTQGPTSVAIDASQPSFQFYSSGIYNEPACSSTQLDHGVLAVGFGSGSSGSQSQSAGSQSQSSNNNWSESSQSQDSNSWSQSSQSQSSQDSNSWSQSSQSQGSNSFTGAGTGSGSGSVSGSGSASGSSSFSGSSNGGNSNSGDYPTDGNYWIVKNSWGLDWGINGYILMSKDKDNQCGIATMASIPQAIPKSKWN, encoded by the exons atgaaagttTTATCTGCTTTATGTGTTTTATTAGTTAGTGTTGCCACTGCTAAACAACAATTATCTGAACTCCAATACAGAAATGCTTTCACCAATTGGATGATTGCTCACCAAAGACATTATTCATCAGAAGAGTTCAATGGTCGTTTCAATATCTTCAAAGCCAATATGGATTACATCAATGAATGGAATACCAAAGGTAGTGAAACCGTTTTAGGTTTAAATGTTTTCGCTGATATCACCAACGAAGAATACAGAGCCACCTATTTAGGTACCCCATTCGATGCATCATCACTCGAAATGACTCCATCTGAAAAAGTATTTGGTGGTGTCCAAGCTAATTCCGTCGATTGGAGAGCTAAAGGTGCTGTCACCCCAATCAAAAATCAAGGTGaatgtggtggttgttggtCATTCTCAGCAACTGGTGCCACTGAAGGTGCTCAATACATTGCCAATGGTGATTCAGATTTAACATCAGTCTCTGAACAACAATTAATCGATTGTTCAGGTTCATACGGTAACAACGGTTGTGAAGGTGGTTTAATGACCTTAGCTTTCGAATACATCATCAATAACGGAGGTATTGATACTGAAAGCAGTTACCCATTCACTGCCAACACtgaaaaatgtaaatacaACCCAAGTAACATTGGTGCTGAATTATCATCATACGTTAACGTTACCTCTGGTTCAGAATCAGATTTAGCTGCCAAAGTTACTCAAGGTCCAACCTCAGTTGCTATTGATGCATCTCAACCATCATTCCAATTTTATTCATCTGGTATCTACAATGAACCAGCTTGCTCTTCAACTCAATTGGATCACGGTGTCTTAGCTGTTGGTTTCGGTAGTGGTTCATCTGGTTCTCAATCACAATCTGCTGGTTCTCAATCACAATCATCAAATAACAATTGGTCAGAatcatcacaatcacaaGATTCAAACAGTTGGTCACAATCATCTCAATCTCAATCATCACAAGATTCAAACAGTTGGTCACAATCATCTCAATCTCAAGGTTCCAATAGTTTCACTGGTGCTGGTACAGGTTCAGGTTCAGGTTCCGTCTCTGGTTCAGGTTCAGCCTCTGGTTCAAGTTCATTCTCAGGTTCATCaaatggtggtaatagtaACTCTGGTGATTACCCAACTGATGGTAACTATTGGATCGTTAAAAACTCATGGGGTCTTGACTGGGGTATTAATGGTTACATTTTAATGAGTAAAGATAAGGATAATCA ATGTGGTATTGCTACTATGGCTTCAATCCCACAAGCCattccaaaatcaaaatggaattaa
- the rpl21 gene encoding S60 ribosomal protein L21: MPHSFGLRARTRYLFSRGFRNHGLLQTTTFLRTFRLGDYVDIKATGNVHKGMPHKFYHGRTGRVWNVTPRAVGVIINKRVGPRIIAKKIHVRTEHVKPSNSMAAHLKRIQENKKAVVEAKKAGKWVDVRRNPAAPKDGFFVNPRNTEFVEVKPVKYELLL; this comes from the coding sequence atgcCTCACTCATTCGGTCTCCGTGCTCGTACCAGATACTTGTTCTCTCGTGGTTTCAGAAACCATGGTCTCTTACAAACCACCACCTTCTTAAGAACTTTCCGTTTAGGTGATTACGTTGATATCAAAGCCACCGGTAATGTACACAAAGGTATGCCACACAAATTCTACCACGGTCGTACCGGTCGTGTTTGGAATGTTACTCCACGTGCTGTTGGtgtcatcatcaacaaacgTGTTGGTCCAAGAATCATTGCCAAGAAAATCCACGTCAGAACTGAACACGTCAAACCATCAAACTCCATGGCTGCTCACTTAAAACGTATccaagaaaacaaaaaagcTGTCGTTGAAGCCAAGAAAGCCGGTAAATGGGTCGATGTTAGACGTAACCCAGCTGCACCAAAGGACGGTTTCTTTGTCAACCCAAGAAACACTGAATTCGTTGAAGTCAAACCAGTCAAATACGaacttttattataa
- a CDS encoding CAATT-binding protein yields MVVPAQSKTKTTPTTVAKAAPAKIATAPTTVAKAPTTKPKTTTPPPTKTTVAKAAPAKVSTAPTTTKPKTSEKPTEKKQDNKKQDNKKPEIKKNENNNKKPEYKKPENKNNGKFLNDNKKSFNKETKAESSRDTFSKKFFGNKDKKETTTTEPKTSSSSFQKREQPFEKKETTQPYQKKFEIKKDKSTTTESSKDSDDIKIENSFSKNPTFSKAQGLYNKKVEEYLIDFKKNGSRDDQWKEKIQHTGTIRDRISAITLLIQKAPMYRLASLDILINLAAKKSEREREFAINSLKDLFVNSLLPNTKLKRFIERENIQDSKPVELVQWYFEDLLKSRYQAYIRLLEILSKDTVARIRAIATSTVQYLLLKKPEQEEVLLTLLVNKLGDEDGSNAGKAVKLLEKLLEAHPAMKLVVIREIELFLYRPNNSNKAQYNALYYLNKLQVACDKDGTSSVEMKDMSHRLIKLYFTFFTNKSNINSSAITLLIFGIRKAYSITKESTVFEPEQLKSLFKSCRKSTINKVIQTLCLIFEIKQHTPEIANDFYSNLYHTLNRMEKLSQFDQTSFLNLVFRAIKHDDNISRSMAVLKRLIQFSFHQIVSFSAATLILVSELIKFNPIFGTMITDIEKKSTEEKQEQEESSESLYNPLHHDPVQANAHLSCLWEITLYSIHQHPTISSMANDLLRSNPIKFKGNPTVLFTLSAFLEKFVLSRQKNRKLKSSLKVSKSKIAEQYGMDSDNDNEDEEGDDDKEDESEEEEEEEEEKQTFTRPEEQFLKTFGDISNASGVINKKKGSNVVKFVTDNEEMDKVLGYKEDENDSDEDLEDLDAEYSYEDLQASDFDDEEFESEIPKSKKPIAPSTKKSTKNSQEDDDDDEDDEEFDVNDEEFASLNNEEFLDSIPDDDDDDDEDNGEDLEEDEDLEEEDNVDIDEDEEDFDDEDGTNVDTPDFGDEEVEEEEDDDVQTPDFGDEDDGEEDGEGEEEEDEEKSDFLKSMQNNDAFMDADDFAEMLEKSGSSNSKSSYKKKGSKSSAAPPSKKSTPSKQPKKSSTSKRKRF; encoded by the exons ATGGTTGTTCCTGCtcaatcaaaaacaaaaacaacaccaacaactgTTGCAAAAGCAGCACCAGCTAAAATAGCAACAGCACCAACAACTGTTGCTAAAGCACCAACAACTAaaccaaaaacaacaacaccaccaccaacaaaaacaacagtTGCAAAAGCAGCACCAGCTAAAGTATCAAcagcaccaacaacaaccaaaccAAAAACATCTGAAAAACCAACAGAAAAGAaacaagataataaaaaacaagatAATAAGAAACCAGAAATtaagaaaaatgaaaataataataaaaaaccagaatataaaaaaccagaaaataaaaataatggtaaatttttaaatgataacaaaaaatcatttaataaagaaacaAAAGCAGAATCAAGTAGAGATACATTTTCAAAGAAATTCTTTggaaataaagataaaaaagaaactaCTACCACTGAACCaaaaacatcatcatcatctttccAAAAAAGAGAACAACCatttgaaaagaaagaaacTACTCAAccatatcaaaaaaaatttgaaattaaaaaagataaatcaaCTACCACCGAATCATCTAAAGATTCcgatgatattaaaattgaaaattcattttcaaagaaTCCAACTTTTTCAAAAGCTCAAggtttatataataaaaaagttgaagaatATCTTATTG attttaaaaaaaatggttctCGTGATGATCAATGGAAAGAGAAAATTCAACATACTGGTACAATTAGAGATAGAATTTCTGCTATTActcttttaattcaaaaggCACCAATGTATAGATTAGCATCTCTTGATATCCTTATAAATCTTGCTGCTAAAAAGTctgaaagagaaagagaatttgctattaattcattaaaagatttatttgtaaattcattattaccaaatacaaaattaaa acgTTTTATTGAAAGAGAAAATATTCAAGATAGTAAACCAGTTGAATTAGTTCAATGGTATTttgaagatttattaaaatctagATATCAAGCATATATTAGATTATTggaaattttatcaaaagatACAGTTGCAAGAATTCGTGCAATTGCAACATCAACAgttcaatatttattattgaaaaaaccagaacaagaagaagttttattaacattattagTTAATAAATTGGGTGATGAAGATGGTAGCAATGCAGGTAAAGCTGTTAAATTACTCGAGAAATTATTAGAAGCTCATCCAGCTATGAAATTAGTTGTAATTAGAGAGATTGAATTATTCTTATACAgaccaaataattcaaataaagcACAATACAATGCTTTatactatttaaataaacttcAAGTAGCTTGTGATAAAGATGGCACTAGTTCAGTCGAAATGAAAGATATGTCACATCGTTTAATTAAACTTTATTTCACATTTTTcacaaataaatcaaatattaattcatcTGCCATcactttattaatttttggtaTTAGAAAAGCTTATTCAATTACTAAAGAATCTACAGTTTT tGAACCAGAACAacttaaatcattatttaaatcatgtAGAAAGAgtacaattaataaagttATTCAAACTTTATGtcttatttttgaaattaaacaaCATACACCA gaaATTGCAAATGacttttattcaaatttatatcATACTTTAAATAGAATGGAGAAATTATCACAATTTGATCAAACatcatttttgaatttaGTATTTAGAGCAATTAAAcatgatgataatatttcaaGATCAATGGCAGTTTTAAAGAGATTAATACAATTTTCATTCCACCAAATAGTTTCATTCTCTGCTGcaactttaattttagtttcagaattaattaaatttaatccaaTTTTTGGAACAATGATAACTGATATCGAAAAAAAATCAACTGAAgaaaaacaagaacaagaagaatCATCAGAATCATTATATAATCCATTACATCATGATCCAGTTCAAGCAAATGCTCATTTATCATGTCTTTGGGAGATTACATTATATTCAATTCATCAACATCCAACAATTAGTTCAATGGCAAATGATCTTTTAAGATCAAAtccaattaaattcaaaggTAATCCAACtgttttatttacattaagTGCTTTCCTTGAAAAATTCGTTTTATCAAGACAAAAgaatagaaaattaaaaagttcaTTAAAAGTTTCAAAATCTAAAATCGCTGAACAATATGGTATGGAtagtgataatgataatgaagacGAAGAAGgagatgatgataaagaagatgaatctgaagaagaggaggaggaagaagaagaaaaacaaaCTTTCACAAGACCAGAAGAACAATTCTTAAAAACATTTGGTGATATTTCAAATGCCAGTGgtgttattaataaaaagaaaggaTCAAATGTTGTTAAATTCGTTactgataatgaagaaatgGATAAAGTTTTGGGTTATAaagaagatgaaaatgattcaGATGAAGATTTGGAAGATTTAGATGCTGAATATAGTTATGAAGATTTGCAAGCTTCCGATTTcgatgatgaagaatttgaatctgaaattccaaaatcaaaaaaaccaattgcTCCATCAACTAAAAAATCAACTAAAAATTCtcaagaagatgatgatgatgatgaagatgatgaagaatttgatgttaatgatgaagaattcgcttcattaaataatgaagaatttTTAGATTCCATTCcagatgatgacgatgatgatgatgaagataatggTGAAGATTtggaagaagatgaagatttgGAAGAAGAAGACAatgttgatattgatgaagatgaagaagatttCGATGATGAGGATGGTACAAATGTCGATACACCAGATTTTGGTGATGAAGaagttgaagaagaagaagacgATGATGTTCAAACTCCAGATTTTGGTGATGAGGATGATGGTGAAGAGGATGGAGAaggagaagaagaagaagatgaagaaaaatCAGACTTCCTTAAATCAATGCAAAATAATGATGCTTTCATGGATGCTGATGATTTTGCTGAAATGTTAGAAAAATCTGGTAGTTCAAATAGTAAATCGTCATACAAAAAGAAAGGTTCAAAATCATCTGCTGCACCACCATCTAAAAAATCAACTCCTTCAAAACAACCAAAGAAATCCTCTACCtcaaaaagaaagagattctaa